CAAAGACGAGCTCAGCCGCCTCGGTTGAGATCATCCAAACGGGCCGCGATTTCGGCCTGCTTAGTCGCGATCGATCGGAGATAGAGCCACAGGGCGAACCACACCAGCACGGGCGGGATCGCGGCCACCAATTTGATTGTTTCCATAGTCTTCGATGAATCGAGCCTGGAGCTCGGTTTGGGTGCGGAGACGGAAGAACTCCGCCGTCAGCCAGGCCAGGACGGCCAAAGAGCCGTACAGCCCGATCTTGTAGTAAATGTCCAGCTGGTTCTGAACGATGGTGTTTGTTGGGTGGAGGGACTGCTGCTCCACAAACTTCAACCGGGGATAGATGAAAGTGAAGAACAATGCCGGGAGAATGGCCCCGACCGCATACCACGCCGTGTTGCGGTCGCGGCGGATCTGGTCGGCATAAGCCCCTCGCAAGGCGATCATGCCGCCATAAATGAATAGCACAACCAAAAAACTGACCTGGCGAGGGTCGTTGTGCCAAAACGCACCCCATTGCACCTGACTGAACATCATCCCCGTGACCATCGTCAGCGCGGCAAAAATCGAGGCCAGTTCCGCTGCGGCGTGCATCTTGGCGGCACTGGAATCGTTATACGACCTGAGCAATGCAACCCCATGCCAAGCCGAGATCAAAAACAATACCGAGCAGATCATCGCACACGGCACATGCGTGAACATAATCCGCGCCAGATAGGGATCCTGGAATCCGGCCCCGTTGGGCACCAACATCGAAAACACCAGCATCCCGGCCATTGCGAGGCCGAGTGCGCCATGGCGGAAGGGTTTCATGAACCACCCCCATTCTGCGGCGGGCCGCCACCTGGACTGGGGCCTTTGCGCGCCGTCTGGCGCTCATCCCACAGGCTTTCCGCCAACATGGGGCCAATCCCGAAAGGCACAGCCGCATACAAGACGAGGGCCGCCAAACTTTGGTAGGCCGATTCCAACGAACCCTGGCCAAAGGCCACCCGGTGCATGCCGATGCCCAAGAACAAAAGAGGGAACAGGAGGGGGAACGCCACCACAACCGCCAAAACCCAGCGGTTCGCCGCGGTCACCACCAACGCAGAAGTCAGGCTGAGGACGTTGGCCGAGGCCACCCCGATCAAACCCGCTCCAAGGACCCACAACAGCCAATTTTCCACATTAAGGTTGATTACTCCTGAAAAGAGCAACGAAAGCAAAAGTGCCGTCAAGCCCTGGTGGATGGCGGCAAACACGGCCTTCCCCAACCACAAGGAACCGCAGTTGCCCCATTGGCGCACAAGGTCGAATGTCCCCTGTTCATCCTCGGCCAGATACAGGCGGGGAACCGCCGTCATCGCACTGAACAACACAACCAAGGAAAAAAGGCCGGACGCCACCATTGGGGACGGGCTTTGGTTGGCCATCGAAAACGAAACCGCGGCCATGGCCATCAGCCCGAACATCCCGCTGAGAAAAAATCCATGCCTTCCCCGGAGTTCACCCTGTAACTCCTTGCGGAACGCAGAAGCGAATGCCCGGTTAGAGCCCGATGGCATGGGTCGCCAACCTCCCGTCGGCCGGGTCGTTGGAGGTGAAAACAACTGCCCCCGGGAATCCAGAAATTACACCGGCCACCAACTCGCGGCCCTCGCCATCCAGCGCCGCAGTTGGTTCATCCAAAAGCAAGAGGGCCGGCGAATGTTGCAAGGCCAAAGCCAATTTCAAGCGGGATCGCATCCCCGTGCTGAACGTCCGGCAGGGCTTTCTGCCAGCGGCAGATAATCCGACTCGCTCCAACCATTTGGTTGAATCTCCGGCGCACCCGCGGAACTCGGCGGCGGCCTCAAGGTGCTCTTTGGCCGAGAGGTTTGGGTAGAGTCCAAGGTCGATGGCCGAATACCCGACTGGGCCAGAGACCCCAATTTCACCTTCGCGCGGGATCAAAAGACCGGCAAGGCATTTGAGGAGAGTCGATTTCCCGGCCCCGT
Above is a genomic segment from Armatimonadota bacterium containing:
- a CDS encoding ABC transporter ATP-binding protein, with the protein product MILYASGLGHRFEQGWLFRNVEIGASAGDRILVQGRNGAGKSTLLKCLAGLLIPREGEIGVSGPVGYSAIDLGLYPNLSAKEHLEAAAEFRGCAGDSTKWLERVGLSAAGRKPCRTFSTGMRSRLKLALALQHSPALLLLDEPTAALDGEGRELVAGVISGFPGAVVFTSNDPADGRLATHAIGL
- the ccsA gene encoding cytochrome c biogenesis protein CcsA, producing the protein MKPFRHGALGLAMAGMLVFSMLVPNGAGFQDPYLARIMFTHVPCAMICSVLFLISAWHGVALLRSYNDSSAAKMHAAAELASIFAALTMVTGMMFSQVQWGAFWHNDPRQVSFLVVLFIYGGMIALRGAYADQIRRDRNTAWYAVGAILPALFFTFIYPRLKFVEQQSLHPTNTIVQNQLDIYYKIGLYGSLAVLAWLTAEFFRLRTQTELQARFIEDYGNNQIGGRDPARAGVVRPVALSPIDRD
- a CDS encoding heme exporter protein CcmB; the encoded protein is MPSGSNRAFASAFRKELQGELRGRHGFFLSGMFGLMAMAAVSFSMANQSPSPMVASGLFSLVVLFSAMTAVPRLYLAEDEQGTFDLVRQWGNCGSLWLGKAVFAAIHQGLTALLLSLLFSGVINLNVENWLLWVLGAGLIGVASANVLSLTSALVVTAANRWVLAVVVAFPLLFPLLFLGIGMHRVAFGQGSLESAYQSLAALVLYAAVPFGIGPMLAESLWDERQTARKGPSPGGGPPQNGGGS